One Thermofilum sp. genomic window carries:
- a CDS encoding TIGR04084 family radical SAM/SPASM domain-containing protein → MLYITFTTGKCNLSCKYCGGSFNPKRVPWSVQYSLHKLKGLIESDPGAVVAFYGGEPLLNAGFVKWVMDNVSAKHFVIQTNGTLFRSLEVEYWLRFGSILLSLDGIEELTDKYRGRGVYARVLEAASSLREWGFRGDLIARMTVTEDTDIYRDVMHILGLGLFSHVHWQLDVVWSDRWGSFPKWRDESYIPGLSRLAKLWLSMAENGVVLGVAPFKAILSQHFWGVYSSPPCGAGIDSFAVLTDGTLLSCPIAVEEEWSRVGSLEEGLVNPRAGIGEPCTSCVYFTYCGGRCLYAYKERLWGEEGFREVCRASQALIDIVLRMAPRVRELLSEGIISEEDIRYPPFNNTVEVIP, encoded by the coding sequence ATGCTCTACATCACGTTCACGACAGGTAAGTGCAACTTAAGCTGCAAGTACTGTGGCGGCAGCTTCAACCCCAAGAGGGTTCCCTGGAGCGTACAGTACAGCCTTCACAAGCTTAAAGGACTGATCGAAAGCGATCCAGGAGCTGTTGTCGCGTTCTACGGTGGTGAACCTCTCCTCAACGCTGGCTTTGTTAAGTGGGTGATGGATAACGTGAGCGCAAAGCACTTTGTCATCCAAACTAACGGAACCCTGTTCAGATCCCTGGAGGTAGAGTACTGGCTTAGGTTCGGCTCGATATTACTGTCGCTAGATGGCATCGAGGAGCTGACGGACAAGTACCGAGGCCGAGGCGTGTACGCTAGGGTGCTAGAAGCCGCCAGCAGCCTTAGGGAATGGGGCTTCAGAGGCGACCTGATAGCGCGCATGACTGTGACGGAGGATACTGATATCTACCGCGACGTGATGCACATTCTGGGCCTGGGGCTTTTCTCTCACGTGCACTGGCAGCTAGACGTCGTGTGGAGCGACAGGTGGGGGAGTTTCCCCAAGTGGAGAGATGAAAGTTACATACCCGGTTTATCGAGGCTCGCTAAGCTGTGGCTAAGCATGGCCGAGAATGGAGTCGTCCTGGGGGTAGCTCCTTTCAAGGCGATTCTCTCGCAGCACTTCTGGGGCGTTTACTCTTCTCCCCCATGCGGAGCCGGAATAGACTCCTTCGCGGTGCTCACGGACGGGACACTGCTCTCCTGCCCCATCGCGGTGGAGGAAGAGTGGAGCCGCGTAGGAAGCCTTGAAGAAGGCCTAGTGAACCCGAGAGCCGGTATCGGAGAGCCTTGCACATCCTGCGTCTACTTTACTTACTGCGGTGGCCGGTGCTTGTACGCTTACAAGGAGAGGTTGTGGGGTGAGGAGGGTTTCCGCGAGGTGTGCCGCGCTTCTCAAGCACTGATAGACATCGTTCTCCGCATGGCTCCCAGAGTGAGAGAGCTGCTTTCAGAGGGTATCATCTCTGAGGAGGACATCAGGTACCCGCCTTTCAACAATACTGTGGAAGTTATCCCTTAG
- a CDS encoding LysE family transporter codes for MIPLSLAMEIIGVTASGALSPGPLTFAAIVGGRASGAKYGLLEALGHTAFELPLFVLLGLGCSAIVAGSSTLKLVSALGGISLLAYAVLTLRSLFSEASPTKPRAPSAHPTAVGFMLTAFNPFFIAWWLSAGVKLVTDILTYSSGLTFLLVSYATHVWMDYAWLAAVAHLARTGGAKLPRGMTLVQVALTLILAYYGLVFLSSVFT; via the coding sequence ATGATCCCCTTGTCACTAGCAATGGAGATAATCGGCGTCACCGCTTCAGGAGCTTTATCGCCAGGCCCCCTCACCTTCGCGGCGATAGTAGGTGGCCGTGCTTCCGGGGCGAAGTACGGTCTTCTCGAAGCCTTAGGGCATACAGCCTTCGAGTTGCCTTTATTCGTTCTACTAGGCCTGGGCTGCTCGGCTATAGTAGCAGGCTCTAGCACACTCAAGCTAGTATCAGCACTCGGAGGCATTTCCCTGCTAGCCTACGCTGTGCTGACTCTGCGGAGCCTCTTCTCAGAAGCTTCGCCGACTAAGCCCAGGGCCCCCTCTGCGCACCCTACCGCGGTCGGCTTCATGCTAACAGCGTTTAACCCCTTCTTCATTGCCTGGTGGCTCTCGGCGGGAGTGAAGCTGGTCACGGATATTCTCACCTATTCAAGCGGCCTCACGTTCCTTCTAGTATCCTATGCCACTCACGTGTGGATGGACTACGCGTGGCTGGCGGCGGTAGCGCACCTCGCTCGCACGGGAGGAGCTAAGCTTCCGAGAGGAATGACCCTCGTTCAGGTAGCGCTCACGCTAATCCTCGCTTACTACGGTTTAGTGTTCTTAAGCAGCGTCTTTACATAA
- a CDS encoding TIGR04190 family B12-binding domain/radical SAM domain protein, whose product MRRFDVALVHAPSVYDFRKRGYVYYGPISDVIPSKPVFDMYPAGFFTLTSYLEKNGVRVGIFNLAAKMVNDERFDVPRFIRKLDADVYAVDLHWLVHAHGALEVARLIKELKGAPVVLGGLSSTYYWWEILSRYEFVDAVVLGDTTEPCFLQLVEKLQKGDENLEGVCNVAYRAGSRVRFNGISFVPEHLDEYAADYGLVLRAMVRSGISLSLPWSSFLEHPVTAVITYKGCLHNCLACGGSNFAYSTIYRRKAVGVKKPETLVEEFKGITERLKAPIFFVNDLQLLGKSYIEKLMKLLADEKSDVEIFFEFFVPPERDVLELYRRAGDRVYLHLSPESHEDNVRRRYGRPYTNSQIRNFIRNAVELSFERIDLYFMVGLPGQTPSSVQGLGDFFKELYEDARGKLEAFVAPLAPFVDPGSLAFHMPSRMGYRILAHRLSEHRELLLAKKWFEMLNYETELMSREQVAEATYNAVLSLTEAKLQLGLLGEEEFSRIKASVEAARSGQHVKSFREKETLRGDELYPKRKIPLQYMTLRLVGEIIRYAVTQA is encoded by the coding sequence ATGAGGAGGTTTGATGTCGCTTTAGTTCATGCCCCCAGCGTGTACGATTTTAGGAAAAGAGGTTACGTGTACTACGGTCCTATAAGCGACGTCATCCCCTCAAAGCCCGTGTTCGATATGTACCCGGCAGGATTCTTCACTCTAACCTCATACCTCGAGAAGAACGGCGTTAGAGTCGGCATCTTCAATTTAGCTGCGAAGATGGTTAACGATGAGAGGTTCGATGTTCCCAGGTTCATCAGGAAGCTAGACGCTGACGTTTACGCGGTTGATCTCCACTGGCTTGTTCACGCTCACGGCGCCCTCGAGGTAGCGAGGCTAATCAAGGAGTTGAAGGGTGCACCAGTGGTTCTGGGTGGGCTCTCATCCACTTACTACTGGTGGGAAATACTTAGCCGGTACGAATTCGTAGACGCCGTTGTTCTCGGAGACACGACCGAACCGTGTTTCCTCCAGCTTGTCGAGAAACTGCAGAAGGGAGATGAGAACCTAGAGGGGGTTTGCAACGTAGCGTACCGCGCGGGCAGTAGGGTTCGCTTCAACGGCATCAGCTTCGTCCCAGAGCATCTCGACGAGTACGCAGCAGATTACGGCCTGGTTTTGCGAGCCATGGTCAGGAGCGGCATTTCCCTCTCGCTTCCTTGGAGCTCGTTCCTGGAGCACCCTGTCACGGCGGTAATCACGTACAAGGGCTGCCTTCACAACTGCTTAGCGTGCGGTGGCAGCAACTTCGCGTACAGCACGATCTACAGGAGGAAGGCTGTAGGGGTGAAGAAGCCGGAAACCCTGGTTGAAGAATTCAAGGGGATTACGGAGAGACTGAAGGCCCCTATCTTCTTTGTGAACGACTTGCAGCTGCTCGGCAAATCCTACATCGAGAAGCTGATGAAGCTCTTAGCCGATGAGAAGAGTGATGTTGAGATATTCTTCGAGTTCTTCGTGCCTCCCGAGAGGGATGTCCTGGAGCTCTACAGGAGAGCCGGCGACCGGGTGTATCTCCACCTATCGCCGGAGTCCCACGAGGATAACGTTCGCAGAAGGTACGGCAGACCTTACACGAACTCTCAGATAAGGAATTTTATCAGAAACGCCGTCGAGCTATCCTTCGAGAGAATCGACCTGTACTTCATGGTAGGGCTGCCGGGTCAAACCCCCTCGAGCGTCCAGGGGTTAGGAGACTTCTTCAAAGAGCTATACGAAGATGCTAGAGGAAAGCTCGAAGCCTTCGTCGCCCCCCTTGCCCCGTTCGTGGATCCAGGGAGCCTGGCGTTTCACATGCCAAGCAGGATGGGTTACCGCATTCTCGCACACAGGCTGAGTGAGCACAGAGAGCTGCTTCTCGCGAAGAAATGGTTCGAAATGCTAAACTACGAGACGGAGCTTATGTCCCGCGAGCAGGTGGCTGAGGCAACCTACAACGCGGTGCTGAGCTTAACGGAGGCTAAGCTCCAGCTAGGACTTCTCGGCGAGGAAGAGTTTAGCCGCATCAAGGCCAGTGTGGAAGCTGCGAGAAGCGGCCAGCACGTGAAGAGCTTCCGGGAGAAGGAAACTCTCAGAGGGGATGAGCTCTACCCTAAGCGCAAGATACCTCTCCAGTACATGACGCTCAGGCTAGTTGGAGAGATTATCAGGTACGCGGTCACCCAAGCTTAA
- a CDS encoding TrmB family transcriptional regulator sugar-binding domain-containing protein, giving the protein MSESGPIGVEAGTPREKAIQLLRILGLTGLEAELYLLLLERGPLSAPEISDYLARHRPQIHVALTRLSSKGYIEELGGRPKKYRAVSPTTLLEMFTKEFESMTKKALEYMKSIAKPAPEERFGVWVVREPEVAKSRMADLFDEARIDALVMGDIKFIHLIADRLEKAVKRGVNVYVLSYSLGERGARFLMEDLPFLRKLRVAISGDIVVVVDSQLGGVLKARPTLPMRHGFLVEERTLIDYLSHDFVNRWVGARVVVDEKLELPARFTFHRLALYEAKRMLLENRKLRLRAVGYETDTGARATIEGKILDAVLELPAGYAHFKVDTGSGIVRVGGLDAIAEEIAGEYFEIQEEP; this is encoded by the coding sequence ATGAGCGAGAGCGGGCCGATCGGCGTGGAGGCTGGCACGCCGCGCGAGAAAGCGATACAGCTTCTCCGCATACTGGGGTTAACCGGCTTGGAAGCTGAGCTCTACCTGCTTCTGTTAGAGAGGGGGCCCCTCAGCGCTCCCGAGATTTCCGACTACTTGGCACGCCACCGGCCTCAGATCCACGTTGCCTTAACGCGCCTCAGCTCGAAGGGCTACATAGAGGAGCTTGGAGGGAGGCCGAAGAAGTACCGCGCTGTTAGTCCTACGACTCTTCTCGAGATGTTCACCAAGGAGTTTGAGAGCATGACGAAGAAAGCGCTAGAGTACATGAAGAGCATAGCCAAGCCGGCTCCAGAGGAGAGGTTTGGCGTCTGGGTGGTTAGGGAGCCTGAAGTGGCTAAGAGCCGCATGGCCGACCTCTTCGACGAGGCGAGAATCGATGCCCTCGTGATGGGTGATATCAAGTTCATTCACCTCATTGCGGATAGGCTCGAGAAAGCCGTGAAGAGGGGGGTGAACGTTTACGTGCTCTCGTACTCCTTGGGGGAGCGGGGAGCGAGGTTCCTTATGGAGGATCTACCTTTCCTGCGTAAGCTTCGCGTCGCTATCTCGGGCGATATAGTTGTCGTAGTTGACTCTCAGCTTGGAGGGGTGCTGAAAGCTAGGCCCACTCTACCTATGCGGCACGGCTTCCTCGTAGAGGAGAGGACCCTTATCGACTACTTATCCCACGATTTCGTCAACAGGTGGGTTGGCGCTCGCGTGGTGGTGGATGAGAAGCTGGAGCTGCCTGCTCGCTTCACCTTCCACAGGTTGGCGCTCTACGAGGCAAAGCGAATGCTTCTCGAAAATAGGAAGCTTAGGCTGCGTGCTGTAGGTTACGAAACAGATACCGGTGCGAGAGCCACCATCGAGGGCAAGATTCTAGATGCGGTGCTCGAGCTTCCGGCAGGGTACGCTCACTTTAAAGTGGATACAGGCTCGGGGATCGTGCGCGTAGGAGGACTCGATGCGATAGCTGAAGAGATTGCCGGAGAGTACTTCGAAATTCAGGAAGAGCCTTAA
- a CDS encoding thiamine-phosphate synthase family protein, whose protein sequence is MLLGSLEATLFIPFFRRLVIRELRNLGESQVEIARALGITQAAVSKVLRSGRMGSNSRPPPPPSGLEVSAQELHLVAKKVAKLIQAGELNEAGFLANRYWLLLAASGDACRAHEKLGWRRSECHICTKMVYPELDISRGLVLADIERALIILSASDSFPELIPEVLTNIAVAIPGARNLYDIAAIPGRISKTRSGELLYRKPEFGASKHLGGILLSIEGKYRAVMNIKYNRAVREAMLALGVVFREFSSVEYPSSNPAALAARQLFNECPACTALVDSGGEHVEPVVYLFGNKAVEVANLAVNLSEVYYAVSRKLGGKLEEGVRLAARFP, encoded by the coding sequence ATGCTGCTGGGCAGTCTTGAAGCGACACTGTTTATCCCCTTCTTCAGGCGTTTAGTTATTCGTGAGCTTCGGAATCTCGGCGAATCTCAGGTCGAGATTGCGAGAGCTTTGGGCATAACTCAGGCTGCTGTGAGTAAGGTGCTGCGCTCTGGCAGGATGGGGAGCAACAGCAGGCCTCCTCCGCCCCCCAGCGGGCTCGAAGTCTCGGCTCAGGAGCTGCATTTGGTAGCGAAGAAGGTAGCCAAGCTGATACAGGCTGGCGAGCTGAACGAGGCAGGCTTCCTGGCTAACAGGTACTGGCTTTTGCTGGCTGCCTCTGGAGATGCTTGTAGAGCTCATGAAAAGCTCGGCTGGAGGAGGAGCGAGTGCCACATCTGCACGAAAATGGTCTACCCGGAGCTTGACATCAGCAGGGGCCTGGTACTGGCGGACATAGAGCGTGCTTTAATTATCTTATCGGCTTCGGACAGTTTTCCAGAACTCATCCCGGAGGTACTCACGAATATTGCCGTCGCTATTCCAGGAGCACGAAATCTGTACGATATCGCCGCTATTCCGGGTAGAATTTCGAAAACTAGAAGCGGTGAACTGCTCTACCGCAAGCCCGAGTTCGGGGCCAGCAAGCACTTAGGCGGAATTCTTTTGTCAATCGAGGGGAAGTACCGCGCCGTGATGAACATAAAGTACAACAGAGCTGTCAGAGAGGCGATGCTCGCCCTAGGAGTGGTTTTCCGGGAGTTCAGCAGCGTCGAGTACCCGTCCTCTAACCCTGCAGCCTTAGCGGCTAGACAGCTCTTCAACGAGTGCCCCGCTTGCACCGCGCTGGTAGATTCTGGTGGCGAGCACGTCGAGCCCGTCGTATACTTGTTTGGTAACAAGGCTGTTGAAGTGGCGAACTTAGCCGTGAATCTCTCGGAAGTTTACTATGCGGTGTCCAGGAAGCTTGGCGGGAAGCTCGAGGAGGGGGTGCGGCTGGCTGCCAGGTTTCCGTGA
- a CDS encoding ECF transporter S component, which yields MRHLRMTVVETTFIAVLSAIVGAVFLFWSNVVWDLAKLTLGLLFTPVIYGMWFIGGTLSAYIVRKPGAAVLGETLSAIFELVYGTQFASTVLLYGLMQGLMSEAVFASSRYKRWGWGTMLAAGAAPALWAAPADTILYGITAPLTPEQRIVFWLLYFISGALLAGLLVKVLVDYVAKNSSLLDTFAVGRAVKGIGS from the coding sequence ATGAGACACCTGCGAATGACCGTTGTAGAGACAACCTTCATAGCAGTGCTCTCAGCGATAGTGGGAGCGGTCTTCCTTTTCTGGTCGAACGTTGTCTGGGATCTCGCCAAGTTGACCTTAGGGTTGCTGTTCACCCCCGTCATCTACGGGATGTGGTTCATAGGAGGAACTCTATCTGCCTACATTGTGAGGAAGCCGGGCGCCGCCGTGCTCGGCGAGACGCTAAGCGCGATTTTCGAACTCGTTTATGGCACGCAGTTCGCCTCGACCGTCCTGCTCTACGGCCTTATGCAGGGACTTATGTCGGAAGCAGTCTTTGCCTCTTCAAGGTATAAGAGGTGGGGGTGGGGCACTATGCTTGCAGCGGGCGCTGCTCCAGCGCTGTGGGCAGCGCCTGCGGACACCATCCTCTACGGCATCACAGCGCCTTTAACTCCCGAGCAGCGCATCGTCTTCTGGCTGCTATACTTCATCAGCGGCGCGCTGCTCGCGGGCTTACTTGTAAAGGTTTTAGTAGACTACGTAGCCAAGAATTCTTCTCTACTCGACACCTTCGCCGTAGGCAGGGCGGTGAAAGGGATTGGGTCATGA
- a CDS encoding ATP-binding cassette domain-containing protein: protein MGHERAFVDVKNLKVTFPQSGRPVLKEVSFEVEEGDFTLITGPTGAGKTTLLLTLAGVIPSLIPAKVEGSVRLGNRDPVREGLSSMAGFLGIVFQDPEAQYVMPTVIEEAYFPAENLLLPRDEVARRAERALALVGLSEYRAHKVDTLSTGLKQRLALSTALVLDPEILLLDEPTAHIDMWTAREIYRVLGELKESGKTILVVEHRIELAEGLADKVVYIERDGRASVYSSVDEMIRIHGAERLVSEGIWVPYRYILNPRREIQEDSPAAKQQEEPAVSVENLTVKLGGVKVLDNVTLTVPRGRVAVILGPNGSGKTTLLKVLSGILRDFQGSVRVLGGSPRPDKVAFVAQVPELQFTERTVIEELASSFKARGFRREEALRKAREVLRAKGLEHLADRVVYELSQGEKRLISILEMDVLEREVYLLDEPTFGLDLRYSLLVISRVNELAEEGKTVVLVTHDSWALPMLRATIYGLSRGRVVFSGSLSSLLRKRELWPELHFAPPKLLSDQLKLPSSEKTGGAAEGVSHG from the coding sequence TTGGGTCATGAGCGAGCTTTCGTGGATGTGAAAAACCTTAAGGTTACTTTCCCCCAGAGCGGAAGACCAGTCCTAAAGGAAGTTTCTTTCGAAGTTGAGGAAGGTGATTTCACGCTCATCACAGGACCTACAGGAGCTGGGAAAACCACCCTCCTACTCACGCTAGCTGGCGTAATACCTTCTCTAATACCCGCGAAAGTTGAGGGTAGCGTAAGGCTCGGGAACCGCGATCCCGTTAGGGAAGGGCTTAGCAGCATGGCAGGCTTCCTGGGTATAGTGTTTCAGGATCCTGAGGCCCAGTACGTTATGCCGACGGTGATCGAGGAAGCGTACTTCCCAGCTGAGAACCTGCTTCTACCTCGAGATGAGGTGGCTAGGCGAGCGGAGAGGGCTCTCGCGCTCGTTGGCCTCAGCGAGTACAGGGCGCACAAGGTGGATACCCTTTCGACTGGGCTGAAGCAGAGGCTCGCTCTCTCCACAGCTCTAGTGCTGGATCCGGAGATCCTGCTTCTCGACGAGCCAACAGCTCACATCGATATGTGGACAGCTAGAGAGATCTACAGGGTTTTAGGCGAGCTGAAAGAGTCAGGAAAAACCATCCTCGTGGTAGAGCACAGGATCGAGCTGGCAGAGGGCCTTGCCGACAAAGTCGTTTATATCGAGCGGGATGGGCGTGCATCTGTTTACAGCTCAGTGGATGAGATGATACGCATCCATGGTGCTGAGAGGCTGGTTAGCGAGGGTATATGGGTCCCCTACAGGTATATCCTCAACCCTCGAAGAGAGATCCAGGAGGATTCTCCTGCGGCAAAGCAGCAAGAAGAGCCAGCGGTTTCTGTGGAGAATCTCACGGTGAAGCTGGGAGGGGTTAAGGTGCTGGATAACGTGACGCTCACAGTCCCGCGGGGGAGGGTAGCGGTAATCCTCGGACCCAACGGCAGCGGAAAGACCACTCTTCTCAAAGTGCTATCCGGGATTCTCCGGGACTTCCAGGGCAGTGTCAGGGTTCTAGGGGGCTCTCCTAGACCCGATAAAGTGGCTTTCGTCGCCCAGGTTCCGGAGCTCCAGTTTACTGAGCGCACTGTTATCGAGGAGCTAGCCTCGTCTTTCAAGGCTAGAGGTTTTAGGAGGGAAGAAGCGCTTAGAAAGGCCCGTGAGGTTCTTCGAGCAAAGGGGCTCGAGCATCTGGCAGATAGAGTTGTCTACGAGCTGAGCCAGGGGGAGAAGAGGCTCATTTCTATCCTCGAGATGGACGTTCTCGAGAGGGAAGTCTACCTCCTGGATGAGCCGACGTTTGGGCTAGATCTGCGCTACAGCTTGCTTGTTATAAGCCGTGTAAACGAGCTCGCCGAGGAGGGGAAGACTGTCGTCCTGGTCACCCACGACTCGTGGGCGCTACCTATGCTGAGAGCGACGATTTACGGCCTCTCTCGAGGAAGGGTGGTGTTCAGCGGCTCGCTGTCCAGCTTGCTTCGCAAGAGAGAGCTTTGGCCTGAGCTACACTTCGCCCCTCCCAAGCTCCTTTCGGATCAACTCAAGCTGCCTTCTAGCGAGAAGACTGGAGGAGCCGCCGAGGGGGTCTCTCATGGCTGA
- a CDS encoding energy-coupling factor transporter transmembrane component T, whose product MAETTVSVLSRINPSLKLILLLAGIFHLAFFLHPVVVLGHLLTASLLVLLGRVRVRRGFALGAATTIAGFTWVNYLLFVTNLNLSPVEALNRVALLSSRILVIILYSAFFAGTTDPGQLAASLTLQLRVPYVYSFMSFVTLRAAPIVMQDLDSMVSFRKVKGYISRRSPHRYLVSLVMPLLYLAVRRSTTLAISMEARGFGKYPSRTFMNPTKISTLDKAFAAAYLSALILISFLAVQLGGIAPSL is encoded by the coding sequence ATGGCTGAGACTACCGTTAGCGTGCTAAGCCGTATCAACCCATCTCTTAAGCTGATCTTACTTCTAGCCGGCATCTTCCATCTAGCTTTCTTTCTCCACCCAGTGGTAGTGCTGGGGCACTTGCTCACTGCTTCTCTACTCGTTCTACTGGGACGTGTCAGAGTCCGAAGAGGGTTTGCCCTAGGGGCTGCTACCACGATCGCCGGATTCACGTGGGTGAACTACCTCTTGTTCGTCACGAATCTTAATCTGAGCCCCGTCGAGGCTCTCAATCGCGTAGCGCTGCTTTCTTCGCGTATCTTAGTCATCATCCTTTACTCAGCTTTCTTTGCCGGCACCACGGACCCCGGTCAGCTAGCCGCATCCCTGACTCTGCAGCTCAGGGTACCTTACGTCTACTCTTTCATGTCGTTCGTCACGCTGCGAGCCGCACCCATCGTGATGCAGGACCTCGACAGCATGGTATCCTTCAGGAAAGTGAAAGGCTACATCTCTCGGAGGAGCCCTCACCGCTACCTCGTTTCACTCGTAATGCCGCTCCTCTACCTCGCCGTGAGGCGGTCGACGACGCTAGCTATATCAATGGAAGCGAGAGGCTTCGGCAAGTACCCCTCCAGGACATTTATGAATCCCACCAAGATCTCAACGCTGGACAAGGCTTTTGCGGCAGCCTACTTGTCAGCTCTTATCCTCATAAGCTTCCTCGCCGTGCAGCTCGGCGGGATAGCCCCCTCCCTCTAG
- a CDS encoding ECF transporter S component: MPRRISVFVSVASIFSALTAAATYLIHVPSPTGGYTHIGDTVIYLSALLFGPAVGLAVGVIGPLAADLLVGYPRWYVTIVAHGLQGYIAGLGKGKRLRAQVMLIVAAGLLMSFTYFIVNVIIKGAELALLSLARDIFGQSLISWLLSLALLKPLEKNAVVRKAASMI, translated from the coding sequence GTGCCTCGGAGGATCTCCGTTTTCGTGAGCGTAGCCTCCATATTCTCTGCGCTAACAGCTGCCGCTACCTACTTGATCCACGTGCCTTCGCCGACCGGAGGCTACACGCACATCGGGGATACGGTAATATACCTCTCAGCGCTTCTCTTCGGCCCTGCCGTGGGGCTAGCCGTGGGTGTCATTGGACCGCTCGCTGCAGACCTACTAGTAGGATACCCTAGGTGGTACGTCACTATCGTTGCGCACGGGCTTCAGGGCTACATCGCGGGCCTCGGTAAGGGGAAAAGGCTAAGAGCGCAGGTTATGCTCATCGTGGCGGCCGGCCTCCTGATGTCGTTCACCTACTTCATAGTGAACGTCATCATTAAGGGCGCAGAGCTTGCTCTCCTATCGCTCGCCAGGGATATCTTCGGGCAGTCGCTAATCTCCTGGTTACTATCATTAGCGCTGTTAAAGCCTCTGGAGAAAAACGCCGTAGTACGGAAAGCGGCCTCGATGATCTGA
- a CDS encoding FkbM family methyltransferase: MTKRPELSCVLPSAWRFETLPRDILLQLVKLAALPLQPFTQSSVLLLPPYRFLVPSSELEDALLNLDHVFFSRDYERLSGFEPRGVVVDLGAYAGFFSVRAAKRSRQVVSVEANPLMCHYLRVNAKLNGVKNARIICAAVDLERGSRELFVAENMVNSSLIGEYVGEFSSLKRTLRVQAITLNDVLRLAGVEKVDLLKVDVEGLEGRLVDENSEILQPEVVQRVVVEVHPPFCSAKSIAEKLSRGYRVAIVAESELPNQVFVYAWTPSE; the protein is encoded by the coding sequence TTGACAAAGCGTCCAGAGCTGTCCTGCGTACTGCCATCAGCCTGGAGGTTTGAGACACTACCCCGAGACATACTCCTCCAGCTGGTGAAGCTGGCAGCACTACCACTACAACCATTTACACAGTCATCCGTGCTGCTGCTACCTCCTTACAGGTTTCTAGTGCCGAGCAGCGAGCTGGAAGACGCCCTCCTGAACCTCGACCACGTGTTTTTCTCGAGAGATTACGAGCGGTTAAGTGGCTTCGAGCCTCGCGGAGTCGTCGTAGACCTTGGAGCTTACGCGGGTTTCTTCAGCGTGAGGGCTGCGAAGCGGTCCCGCCAGGTCGTGTCTGTTGAGGCGAACCCTCTTATGTGCCACTACCTCCGTGTCAACGCGAAGCTGAACGGCGTGAAGAACGCGAGAATCATTTGCGCTGCGGTAGATTTAGAGAGAGGCTCGAGGGAACTCTTCGTTGCAGAGAACATGGTGAACTCGTCCCTTATCGGTGAGTACGTGGGAGAGTTCTCATCTTTAAAGAGAACTCTGCGCGTGCAAGCAATAACGTTAAACGATGTTCTCCGGCTCGCAGGCGTAGAGAAAGTTGACCTGCTTAAGGTAGATGTAGAGGGGTTAGAGGGCAGGCTGGTCGACGAGAACTCGGAAATTCTTCAACCTGAAGTAGTTCAGCGGGTAGTTGTTGAAGTGCATCCACCGTTCTGCTCGGCGAAGTCGATTGCAGAAAAACTGTCGAGAGGGTACAGGGTGGCTATCGTGGCTGAGAGCGAGCTGCCTAACCAGGTTTTCGTCTACGCGTGGACGCCTTCAGAGTAA
- a CDS encoding purine-nucleoside phosphorylase yields MAKPLHILAKPGEVAPRVVAAGDPARVRQLAGKLEQAKLVNENRGFLVYTGKYEGVPVTVATHGIGAPSAAIVFEELVMLGAKLIIRFGTCGGLLEKMRIGEMLIATGASYAPGGTLATYTQGDCMAAIPDYDVLKALVENAVKENIKFYVGPVVSSDNFYAGLDSLIKWRARGMIGVEMEAATLFTIGRLKGVKTGAAFIISDVIGEVYEKMATAEELREAVDKASRAVLRTAISLEV; encoded by the coding sequence ATGGCGAAGCCTCTCCACATTCTCGCGAAGCCTGGCGAGGTAGCGCCGCGGGTTGTCGCAGCTGGGGATCCTGCTCGTGTCCGGCAGCTTGCCGGCAAGCTTGAGCAGGCTAAGCTTGTGAATGAGAACCGCGGCTTTCTCGTCTACACAGGTAAGTACGAGGGGGTGCCAGTAACCGTAGCTACGCATGGTATAGGAGCCCCTTCTGCAGCGATCGTTTTCGAAGAGTTGGTGATGCTCGGCGCAAAGCTCATCATCAGGTTCGGGACGTGCGGTGGCTTGCTCGAGAAAATGAGGATAGGGGAAATGTTGATCGCCACTGGTGCATCGTACGCGCCGGGTGGGACGCTCGCGACTTATACTCAGGGAGACTGCATGGCGGCTATACCGGACTACGATGTGCTGAAAGCCCTCGTAGAGAACGCTGTAAAGGAGAACATCAAGTTCTACGTCGGCCCTGTAGTCAGCAGCGATAACTTCTACGCTGGCTTAGACTCGCTAATCAAGTGGCGTGCTCGGGGGATGATAGGTGTTGAGATGGAGGCCGCTACGCTATTCACCATAGGTAGGCTTAAGGGTGTGAAAACCGGTGCTGCTTTCATCATCAGCGATGTTATCGGGGAGGTTTACGAGAAAATGGCCACTGCTGAAGAGCTGCGAGAAGCTGTTGACAAAGCGTCCAGAGCTGTCCTGCGTACTGCCATCAGCCTGGAGGTTTGA